The DNA region TCCCGTCACGCCTTGGCTGTTCCGCCCTCACCTTTTCTCTCGCCCCTCGCCTCCACGCTCTATGATTCTCCGTGGTCCTCTCCACTTTCACGATTTccgttctctttcttctccttatCGCATGAATTCGTCAGTACCCTGATTTCGACCCCGGCACATGTACCACTGCGTTGGCGGACTGTCTTGATTTTGCGACGTCCGAAAACACCTCCGGTCATTGAATCCGGACCCGTTGCATCATGCGATGCGGACTACGATTACTATGCTGCGGTTTACTAGTCATCTTCGTCCCGCTATACCTCCTCGAGCGGCATCTTCACGATCTGTATAATCAGTATCACGCTGGAGATTATGTGGTTGATTGGTGGAAATACAAACAACCCAGCTACAAGGATGTGGCTGCGCAGACGACTCCCGGGGATAAGGTGATTGTCATGGCCAagttggaagaggaacagaCGAACTGGGTGGAGGAAGAATTGCCGGAGTAAGTGTTTCGCAAACTCCATCCATCGCACTTGCAAAAATATAATAACGCGATTTTTCAAAATAGCTGGCAACGTGCGATCTACATTGTGAACCCCTCGAGCACCGATGAAGACATACTCACAACACCCGTGAACAAGGGCCACGAGTCCATGGCCTATCTAACCTACGTGATCGACCACTACGACAAACTTCCCTCGACCATCGCCTTCCTCCATTCCCATCGCTCCGGTTTCCTAATGGCATGGCACGTGGATGCGCCACTCCACGACAACGTCGCCGCCATGCGCGCCCTCCAAACCCCTTTCGTCCAACAAAACGGCTATGTCAACCTCCGCTGCAACTGGAACCCGGGTTGTAAGGAAAATCACCGCCACAACAAGCACATCACGGAAGAAGTGTGGACGGAGGTCTTTGCGGGAACGAGCACCCCTCCGCTGAACGCTAGCGAGTCGGCCAGCATTGCGACTGATTTGCGATTTGGCCAGGATCAGAAATACATGCTGATGCCGCAATTCGTCGGTACTGCTTGTTGCGCGCAGTTCGCTGTGTCAAGAGATCAGGTGCACAAGCGTCCGAGGGAGGATTATGTCAAGATCCGGCAATGGATTATTGATACGGATAAGTCCGATGCTGTTAGTGGACGTGTTATGGAGTTTTTGTGGCATGTTATTTTTGGCATGGAGTCGGTTTAGTAAGTTATTCCTTGCATGTTATACGACGGCCAGGTCTCTAACAATCGACAGTTGCCCCGACGAGGAACTCTGCTACTGCCAAGTCTACGGACAATGTTAGGCGGCCCCTTTATTGCAGCATGATGTATCATATTGTCACTGCCTGTTGTCTCTTTTTCTCGTCATTATTTTCACATTGGGATATTATATTGGATAGGCGTTGAAGAAGGATCTATATTTTATCTCTTTTGTCATACATACACCGGATACCCGCCACTGCGCCTTGTACATTTACGCTCTCTTCTATCAGACCCTAGTGCGTTTCTCTGAGAGCAGTTTCGGATATAGTCAATCATATACATATTATGCGGATATAGGATCTTGTTATATTGATATAATACAGGGAAACTTTGCAGCTAGATACTCCCCTTTCAGACCGTCCCAGAGGTGCAACTTTGCCGTCAGGCCGTAGTGCGTCCCAGAATAACTTTCATATCCTCTTCAATGGCAGATTGCAGATGGGTTTCATCGAACTCAGGCTTCCAGCCCAGCTCTCGCGCTAGATCAGACCTTGCTCTGGCGCTGTATCGCAAAAAATTCGTCAGAATACGAG from Aspergillus chevalieri M1 DNA, chromosome 2, nearly complete sequence includes:
- a CDS encoding DUF3431 domain-containing protein (COG:S;~EggNog:ENOG410PV22;~InterPro:IPR021838;~PFAM:PF11913;~SECRETED:SignalP(1-22)); this encodes MRCGLRLLCCGLLVIFVPLYLLERHLHDLYNQYHAGDYVVDWWKYKQPSYKDVAAQTTPGDKVIVMAKLEEEQTNWVEEELPDWQRAIYIVNPSSTDEDILTTPVNKGHESMAYLTYVIDHYDKLPSTIAFLHSHRSGFLMAWHVDAPLHDNVAAMRALQTPFVQQNGYVNLRCNWNPGCKENHRHNKHITEEVWTEVFAGTSTPPLNASESASIATDLRFGQDQKYMLMPQFVGTACCAQFAVSRDQVHKRPREDYVKIRQWIIDTDKSDAVSGRVMEFLWHVIFGMESVYCPDEELCYCQVYGQC